Part of the Mycolicibacterium mageritense genome is shown below.
TCCAGATCGGTGAGCACCAGTTTGGCGCCCTTTTTCCGCAACCGCCGGGCCACTTCTTCGCCGACGCCGCGTGCGCCTCCCGTGATGAAGACGACCTTGCCGTTCACTGTGCTCATGGCCGTCAACTTACCGCCGCGGTTACCCCAGTTCTATACCCAACAGTGCGTCGACAGCGGTCGCGACGGTCCGGGGCGCCGCCGCGTCGTGCCCCCCGTAGGTCAACGCATCCTCGACCCAACCATCCACTGCGGCAAGGGCTTTCGGAGTGTCCAGATCGTCCGCGAGGTACTGGCGCACGCGCGCCACCACATCGGTCGCATCAGGACCGGCCGGCAGCGCGGCTGCGCTGCGCCACCGTGCCAAACGCGCTTCTGCCTCGGCGAGCACCTGATCGCTCCAGAACCGGTCCGACCGGTAGTGGCCGGCGAACAAGCCGAGCCGCACCGCCGAAGGATCGACCCCGTCGGCCCGCAGCCGCGACACCAGCACCAGGTTGCCGCGGCTCTTGCTCATCTTGTGCCCGTCCCAGCCGATCATGCCGGCGTGCACGTAGTGGCGGGCGAATCGCCGCTCCCCCGTGGCGGATTCGGCATGGGCGGCCGAGAACTCGTGGTGCGGGAAGATGAGGTCGCTACCGCCGCCCTGGATGTCCAGGCCGGTGCCGATGCGGGTCAGCGCGATCGCCGAACACTCCACATGCCAGCCGGGGCGGCCGGGACCGAACGGCGACGGCCAGCTGGGCTCGCCGGGACGCTCGGCGCGCCACAGCAACGCGTCGAGTTCGTCGGCCTTGCCTGCGCGGTCAGGGTCGCCGCCGCGCTCGCCGAACAGCCGCAGCATGGTTTCGCGGTCGTAGCCGGATTCGTAGCCGAACTGCACGGTGGCGTCGGCCCGGTAGTACACGTCGGGATACTCGGCGTCGTCCACGACGTAGGCCGCGCCCGAGGCCAGCAGCTTCTCGACCATCTCGACCACTTCGTCGATGGCCTCGGTGGCCGCCACGTAGTCGCGCGGCGGCACCACCCGCAACGCGGTCATGTCCTCGCGGAACAACTGGGTCTCGCGATCCCCCAGCTCGCGCCAGTCCAGGCCGTCGCGGGCGGCCCGCTCGAACAGCGGGTCGTCGACATCGGTGATGTTCTGCACGTAGTGCACGTGATGCCCGGCGTCCAGCCACAGCCGGTGCACCAGGTCGAACGTCAGATACGTGGCGGCGTGACCGAGGTGGGTCGCGTCGTACGGGGTGACACCGCACACGTACATCGTGGCGGTGGGGCCTGGCGAGACCGGGCGGATCTGCCGGTCGGCGCTGTCGTAGAGCCGCAACTGGGGGCCCTGCCCCGGCAGTACCGGGATGGTCGGCGCCGGCCATGCTTGCATGGTCTCGACTCTAAGGTGCTCGCTCAGATCGGCCTCCCGCCGGTCAGTACCACGCAGTTCAAAGAGACAGACAACGATGCACTCCGATCCATTCCCGATCCACCGGAATCAGGCCGCACCGATCGCGTCGAGCAGCACGGGCGCCAGTTCGGGGCGGCACATCACGAAGTCCGGCAGGTACGGGTCGGCCCGGTTGTACACGAGCTCGGAGCCGTCGAGGCGCGACGCGTGCAGCCCCGCGGCCAGCACCACCCCGGCAGGCGCCGCCGAATCCCATTCCCACTGGCCGCCGGCGTGGATGTAGGCGTCGACATCGCCGCGCACCACCGCCATGGCCTTGGCCCCGGCCGACCCGATGCGCACCATCCGGAAGTCGAGGCGCTCCCGCATGCGCCACAGCACCGCGGGCGGCCGGTTGGAGCTCGCGGTGATCAGGATCGGACCGTCGCTTCGGGGTGCGGGTGGGGTAACGGTGTCGCTGCGGTACACCTCACCGCGGGCCGGAAGAGCCACCACGGCGTCGGTGAGGCCGGGCCCGCCGATCCGGTGCCGCTGCCACAGCGCGATGTGCACGGCCCAGTCCTCCCGGCCGGGCAGTGAGAACTCCCGGGTGCCGTCGACGGGGTCGACGATCCACACCCGGTCGGCGTCGACGCGCGCGAGGTCGTCGACGGCCTCCTCGCTGAGCACCGCGTCGCCCGGTCGCGCCTGCGCCAAGCGATCCAGGATCAGGGCGTTGGACCGCCGGTCGCCCTCGTCGCCGAGGTAGTACGGGTCGTAGAAACCGATCTCCTCGCGGACACCGATGAGCAGCTCTCCGGCCTCCTCGGCCACGGCGGCAGCCAGGTCGGCATCGGTCGAGTGCATACAACAAGTATCTGTGCCGCCGAATCGCCGAGCAGCGCCGGGTTGGCCCGATGCCGGATTCGGGGCGGAAATTGGTGCCAGGGCCGGGCTCGGGACGCCGTTAGATTCGAATGATGAGTTTGCCGGAGCCCCTCAGAAGCACCCTGAGCGAATATGTGCGGCCCTACCTGGCGGCAGGCTTCTGGGATCTCGACGACGTCACGTGTTGGGCGTTCGACCATGCCGAGGGTCTCGAGGAGCACCGCGACGAGGTCACCGCCCTGGTCCGCGCGATGTGGCAGGACCGACTCGTCGAGCAGGCCCAGTGGCCCGACACGGGCGACTACGGTCGCCTGCAAAGCGTCTTCGAGCAACTGGAATCGGAATCGATCGTGGCTCGAATGTGCTTCTCCTGCTGTGGAACCTGCGCCTACCACGACATCGCGAGCGAGGCGACGTGGGTTGCGGACGGCGGCATCCGCGAGATCGGCTACGTGTACTTCCATCAACAGGACGCGTACGAACTCGGCTACCCCGAGCCGGCGGTGTACCTGGGCTTCGGCTCGTTCAACCCCCACCCCGCGTTGCCCGAGGCGATCCGCAGCGCCGCGACCGCAGGCGACGAAGCCGCGATGGACGAGGCGCTCGCGCAGACCGACGTCATGGTCGGCACGCGCGTCGTCGAAATCGCCACGGGCCATGGGCTGTCGGTCACCTGGTCGGGGTCGGCCGCCGAACGCATCGAGGTGCGCCTGCCCCAGTGGCGCAAGCCGTTACCGCAGTAGGCGCTAAAACGCGGGCCAAGGAATGGGCCTGCGCCGGTCCGGCGTGGGCATCACGGGATTGTCCAGCAGCGCAACGATTCTCGCGCGCAAGGCGGCGATCTCGGCCCGCGTGATGTGCCCGCGCAACTGCTCGTCGAGTTCGGCGAAGCCGTCACGCAGCGCCGCGACATCGGCCAGCGTTTCATCGTCGACAGGTTTGCCCGCCCAGCCCCACAGCACCGTACGCAGCTTGTCCTCGACGTGCAGGCTCACGCCATGGTCGACGCCGTAGACGTGGTGGTCGACGCCGCAGAGGACGTGGCCGCCCTTGCGGTCGGCATTGTTGATGAGCACGTCGAACACCGCCAGCCGGAACAGCCGCGGATCGTCGGCGTGCACCAGGGTCACTTCGTCGCCGCGGTAGTCGTAGGCCTGCAGGATCGGCAGGAACCCCGGCGGAATGTGGCCCGCCGGAAGCAGATCGACCAGATCCGGGCCGGCATCGGGCACGTCGTCCGCCTCGGCGGTGTCACCTGGTTGGTCGACCCACAGCTGGAGCATGCCCGGTCCGGCGGGGCCGTCACGGATGATGGTGTGAGGCACGACATTCCAGCCGAGCGCGGCAGAGACCAGGTATGCGCTCAGCTCGCGGCCGGCCAGCGTGCCGTCCGGGAAGTCCCA
Proteins encoded:
- a CDS encoding DUF6891 domain-containing protein; the protein is MSLPEPLRSTLSEYVRPYLAAGFWDLDDVTCWAFDHAEGLEEHRDEVTALVRAMWQDRLVEQAQWPDTGDYGRLQSVFEQLESESIVARMCFSCCGTCAYHDIASEATWVADGGIREIGYVYFHQQDAYELGYPEPAVYLGFGSFNPHPALPEAIRSAATAGDEAAMDEALAQTDVMVGTRVVEIATGHGLSVTWSGSAAERIEVRLPQWRKPLPQ
- a CDS encoding SCO1664 family protein — protein: MTPTASGRDGEVLSHGELTVIGRIRSASNATFLCEAQLDDRQVHCVYKPVRGEAPLWDFPDGTLAGRELSAYLVSAALGWNVVPHTIIRDGPAGPGMLQLWVDQPGDTAEADDVPDAGPDLVDLLPAGHIPPGFLPILQAYDYRGDEVTLVHADDPRLFRLAVFDVLINNADRKGGHVLCGVDHHVYGVDHGVSLHVEDKLRTVLWGWAGKPVDDETLADVAALRDGFAELDEQLRGHITRAEIAALRARIVALLDNPVMPTPDRRRPIPWPAF
- a CDS encoding 3'(2'),5'-bisphosphate nucleotidase CysQ, whose translation is MHSTDADLAAAVAEEAGELLIGVREEIGFYDPYYLGDEGDRRSNALILDRLAQARPGDAVLSEEAVDDLARVDADRVWIVDPVDGTREFSLPGREDWAVHIALWQRHRIGGPGLTDAVVALPARGEVYRSDTVTPPAPRSDGPILITASSNRPPAVLWRMRERLDFRMVRIGSAGAKAMAVVRGDVDAYIHAGGQWEWDSAAPAGVVLAAGLHASRLDGSELVYNRADPYLPDFVMCRPELAPVLLDAIGAA
- the mshC gene encoding cysteine--1-D-myo-inosityl 2-amino-2-deoxy-alpha-D-glucopyranoside ligase, producing MQAWPAPTIPVLPGQGPQLRLYDSADRQIRPVSPGPTATMYVCGVTPYDATHLGHAATYLTFDLVHRLWLDAGHHVHYVQNITDVDDPLFERAARDGLDWRELGDRETQLFREDMTALRVVPPRDYVAATEAIDEVVEMVEKLLASGAAYVVDDAEYPDVYYRADATVQFGYESGYDRETMLRLFGERGGDPDRAGKADELDALLWRAERPGEPSWPSPFGPGRPGWHVECSAIALTRIGTGLDIQGGGSDLIFPHHEFSAAHAESATGERRFARHYVHAGMIGWDGHKMSKSRGNLVLVSRLRADGVDPSAVRLGLFAGHYRSDRFWSDQVLAEAEARLARWRSAAALPAGPDATDVVARVRQYLADDLDTPKALAAVDGWVEDALTYGGHDAAAPRTVATAVDALLGIELG